The region CTTTATCAGTTGCAGACCTCAAAACCGGGTGATTTGAAGAGTTGGGTGATACGCTCGTGAATTTTAGATTTCTCTAATGGCGGTACTGCCAGGGAATTCAATGCCTCTTCCGAAAACTCTCGCTGAAGCGTGAGAGAAACCTGCTCCCCTGGATCTACCATCCCCTACAAAAGAGACACAAGGATATAAGTTCCATCCCTGAGAATGTGGCAGAAGTAATGTGGAAAGGAAAAGTGAACAAGACGTATtaataaaatgtggaaaaagccaCCCACGCCTGGAATGGCCCACTCCCCGCAATCTTTTCTCTTGATGGATACAAATTGCAGGATGGGCTTTTTGGAGACATGGTGAAGAATCTTTTCTCCTTTAGCATCTACTTTCCATCTGCCAGACAATAACATACATAGTACAGTACATCCAAGTTGTACCAGGCAGAAGTAGATTCAAACTTTGAAGAGGAGCAATCTAAAAATGTGATGTAAGTAATACTATGTTATGTAAAGGTAGTAcagcaatggaaaaaaaaaagtgttacctTGTGACAATAGGATCTGCGGCATGATTGGGTCCCCATCGCCCCAGCAAACCTCTACCCATCAGCCCTGTGCGACCATGAGGATTTCTaaagaaaatgttgacaaaacacATTACATCTGTGATCAACCGACGACCAGCCAGATCCTAACCAGTCCTATGTCTACAATGATAGGCTCCAGATACTTGTGACCCTATTGAGGACATGCAACATAAAAAATGGATTCATGGATAATATTACACTTCCCAAAGTAATCCAAACTAGTGgtggggattaaaaaaaagaaaagaaaaagttttgaatgttttccttgatcatatttgttttttgttgctttttgacaagggtgtgtaaactttttgTATCTAATGTCCATATATAGAAACAGACAAATATCCACACTTGCATTTGCACAGTCAGTGAGTGGAAACTGAACCCACACTACCAGCACAAAAGTGAGGAGAGTGACCCATTGCATTATCAGTGACTTTCTTCTAATCATGTTTATCATACATATTTAGCACATTCATACCTTCATTTTCACTCAAAGTGTGCTGTTCTTCaatcttttatatatttttgcatgttTCTCTTTTTGTCCTTTTCATGATATGAATAGCATTGGATAGCATTTTAGTGTGTCTTGCCTTGCAAACATTCATAAACCATAATATAGGTACTAATAATATAAACAACAATATATGTAATAGCAAGATTGCACATTTATAATTTGCTTTATATTGataatatttgtgtatattaACTATTTATTACTTGTTAAAAGTGATATTGGACACGGTCCATTAGGGGTCAACTTACAATGGTTTTCCATTTTCCACTTTGTAGCTGCCCTCAAAGCTTCTTCTGTCCACAGCATCATCCAAAGTATTGAACTGTGGAGTGAATGAGCTGCAATAAAAGCAAGAATAAATCATTCCCACCACCCCACACACAAATTTGATAGAAAACTATAGTCACAACTGTTAAAGTCAACTTTAACTTGCATATCTGTCGTAATTTGcaaatattaataaatttaaGAGTCAACATTAACTggtgatgtattttatttaattatttcatatgcttggataaatattgattctgaacaGCTCTATTACATGAGGTATGCGACCCAGGTAGCAAATGCATGGCCTGCCACTGCTCAAAATACACATACGATACACACCCAATTTCAGGATCTGCCCATGTTGGTTTCTTTGCCACTGAAGGATGAGTGTAGTTGACGGGCTCATAACCTGGGAAGCTCTGACTCCAGTCCACCTGTAAATCACTCACTGAGAAGCGCTTGGTTTTGGAGGCTGGGTACGCGGGGCATCTGGACTTAATGTGTGCTGAAGATCTCATTGTGCAGACACTCTTGGAGAAGTTGGACCAACTTGAACTGATGAAGGCAATAGATGGATTGACTCTGAAAGGATGGCCAACTGTGACAGCCCTGCGGGAAAGAAAAATCGCTGAATAAATTGAAAATCCTCCAGGACTACATACACCGCTTTTAGGTAACAAAAAGCCATAAACTGACTAATGGTCATGGTAACTGTAGCAAAAACATTACCCTCCCAATTACACTATTAATATCTGTAATTTATGCATAGTGTATCTCCAGCGGTTTCCATTACTCAAGGCAGCTTTAAGTATTTATGACTACAATACAAACCTGAGTCCGTAAGCGTTGACTGTATATCGGAAGTCCAAAAGAGTGAGCACTACACGAAACGGGTTGAACCAGTTTTGTCGCAATACAAAACATATCATTCCTAGAGCCAAGGATTCAATTAATAAATAGTGAGAgatccataaaaaaaacaatgtcacgTACCATTCGCGACGTGACCAGGAAGTGCACTCACTGATTGCGTCATGACGCAACCAAGGGGCGCGGTCACAGTCACTGATCTGGTCACAGTACAACAGTACACTCGTTTCCATAgagatttttgttattatattatcttctttctttttttaattcaatgtttttattacaaatgtttattgggatcaaatttgtcattttattaaattttactcATTCATCTAATGTTTAATATGTAAATAATGTGGATAACTATAGACTTGGTTGATGTAAGTGATTAAATTAATTTGGAAAACTGTTTTCGTTTCTTCCTTAGTCCTCAGTTTCCCAGTTTTAATGTTTGTAGAATTTCAAAATTAAGTGTTTGAATATGTAAACATGAGCGACTGCTATACTTCCCACTGACTgcatacatatttatttgtttgtttgtttctttctttctttatttctttcacacacacacacacacacacacacacacacgcacacacacacacacacagacacacacacacacacacacacacacacacacacacacacacacacacacacacagacacacacacacacacacacacacacacagatgtccGAACGGATTCAGGTCTGGATTCTGGCCGGGCCATTCCAAATCCTTAATCTTCTTCTAGTGCAACCATTCTTTTGTTGGTTTTGACCTTTGCTTTGGGCTATTGTTCTGCTGTAAGATAATGTTCCTCTTTTTCTTCAGCTTCCTATCAGGAGCATGAAGGTTTTATGGTAAATCTGCCTGACTGGTATTTCGAAATGTTCATAATTTCTTCCCTCATCATGAGTAAGGCCCCAGTTccagctttaaaaaaagaaataaaataaaaaaatcagtccAAGATGATGCTGTCAAATGTGTCAATGCTATGTTTCATTTGTCAGTACAAGGTATGATGTTCTTTTGTTGATGAACTTGGATATATTTGTGGCAAACTTAACAATTGTCATTATGGCCAAAAAGTCTAACATTGGTTTCAGCAGATCATATGAAACTTCTCCACATGTTTGGAAAATTTAAAGTGTGTGCTTTTCATCTAGCCATCAGACATACAAAGAAGATGGAAGATTGTTCTCACATGCACTTATTAACCAGCCTTTACTTGCCAGAAATTTGTGCAGCTCCTTTAAGGCTCCTGTTGGCACCTTGAAAGACTCCCTCTCCAGTTCTCTTGAGGACTTTTCATCAATTTTGGAGGGATGTCCAGTTCTCGGTAATGTTAGAGTTGTGTCATATTTTCAGCacttgatgatgacatgtctgtCTTCACTGTCTACAATGGTATATTGCCGCCCTGGTATATTTATGACTTTGAAATTCTTTTGCTTCCTTCTCATgctttgaaaaatgagatctctTGATGGTGTGGAATCTCTCTGCGGACCATAGCTTGtgctgtaagacagtggtgtccaaactatggggGCGTTTTGCAGCCTGCCGTACCATTTTCTAGCGCCCTCAGcatatacaaaaataacttttgacaCAGCCTGCAACCCTATTGATTGCAGGCACAtctacaactactactactaatacatTGATCTTTTAGAgctttcaagaaatgcaaataaactaattcaattaaaattataaaaaacatTCCTCTTTATAATTCCTCATGAATTAAGATATTTCAGTTTTCTCCACTTTCTGCTATCCGTGCCGATCtctgatttgtgaacaaatCGCATTAATGATTAAGATCCTCAAGTTATCgcagctttaaaaattgtcatcttTATACCAATTACTGTTGCTTGGGTTCTGAATGTGGACATCTGCTCAGAGCAGGGACAGATCTATTCTAGTGGGATACAGAACTGTGGGCCACCCCAATGTCTTGAAAAATACCAAACTATTTTACTCACACCTTAAACAGGTGTTAAAAATaaccaaaaggaaaaaaacaacaacccaaaaacGCTAAACCAATTAAACAAACTAATCAAGTCAGACAATTTCAAGTGACCCCTTGCATCCTTCGATTATCCAAcgaaggaaaaagtttggacaaccCTGCTGTAAGATGTGACTACAGAAATACCGactagaacatctgaatttTATTTGGCTGGATCAAGTTAATTTAAATGTTGGCAGGTGTGCGTTGAGTGTTAATTACCATGAGTTTGAAATGCGATTTATTAATTCTGAAAACAGCCACATCCAGTAACTGTATACGAGGGTgcgcacacttgtgcaacccaATTAACTCTGTTTTACTTCCCGTTTTTTTCCCACCCAATTGAGTTTTACGGGCTATAGGTAAAGTTTCAACTAGCAATGATTGCGCCTCATCACATTAATTGtgaatatctatctatctatctatctatctatctatctatctatctatctatctatctatctatctatctatctatctatctatctatctatctatctatctatctatctatctttatatctatctatctatctatctcacataaacttaaaattattttgggTAACGATGAAATCAGAACTAATGTGCAATATCTAAGCAACAAAACTAGTCACGCCCACCCAAGGTTGCGCTATTCAATGCTGTATATCTTGCTTGTTTTATACACACAGATAAGCTCAACAAGAGGTACCTCGTCAAAGAAATTAGAATTGGACGTAACTCCGCCCGGCTAAATAGTTGTGGTCGCCAAATCAAACGCTACTGCATCACCGTAGCACAGCACGCGCATTTACGCTCTGTGCTCAGACCAAATCCAAGCTCGCGCACGCAATCCGTTTACACTCCGGGTGTTGTCAAGAGAGGCCCCGCTTCTCTGTGCCCCGTATATCAAACATTCCAGCTTGTGAAAGCCTCAACTTGAGACGTCAAAGCTTGCCGAGAGCGACGCAGGTCTCTGGGTGAAAACTCCTTGACAGAGCAGGCACAGGCAGGCGCGGCTTGGAGAGGAAGAATGGCGGATTCGAGCAGCACCGCAGCGGTCGGGGCCGCAGCCTCCAACAGCGCTACTGCTGCCGGGGCGGCTGGCACTGTTGCGCATGATGGAGCGCCGGGGGCTGCGGGACAGAAACCCGCGTCCGAGTCTGTGAAGGGCCAGATATTCGACGTGGGCCCCCGCTACACCAACCTGTCTTACATCGGGGAGGGGGCTTACGGAATGGTGTGGTGAGTACAGTACTTGTTCTCTCTAGCGTCTCAATCGAGACTGccggttgtttttttcccagtatCGGACAGTTCGTTGCTGCTATGTTCCGCCAGAATTACAGCCGCATTTTCAAGTACACGTCGCCTAGTGTCTGTCGTAGGGCCGTCGCTTGTTCTAAACCAGCCTGTTTTGTGGTTAGCAGGTTAGCAAACTAGCTACAGGCGTGGCTATGAGCTTTACAGGAAACGCTATAGAGAAGCTTGGCGCAGGACGCAGTTTGCTGTCCGATTCCCGAGCACagttaccccccaccccccaagcaGAATTCAGTCACAGTTGCAAGTTGGTCACCGAATGTCTGCAACTGACACCATAATCCCATGGGGCACCGCATAAAGACCGATTGCTAAAAATAATCGGCTGTGCAGAAAATGGTTTTGCAGGGGATGCAAAGGGGATTCGCCACTCGCACCGAGGCCTAACCTCTCCTGTTATCGCTGTTAGTGATCTACAGCCTTGTGTGGGCACGTTGAGCAAACCTGTTGCGCACGATACGCTATCACTGCCAACTCACTGCTGTGATTGCAGTGGCAAGTCATTGCTGAGCTGCGAACATGGCCACAAGTTACGTGGGGGGCGTTTGGGCTCACTCCAGGATACAATCATCCTCGAGCAGGATTGTGACGACATTGAGTTGTGTTTTGGTTTGTGTCATCGCGATCATGCGATTGATGCTTGTTGCTGTGGATATTTTAGGAACACTGACTGACAGGACTCGCTTGTATGGTGGACAAAGTACTCGCACAAATATtgggttggggaaaaaaacattctggtAGAAGTACTAATTCAACTTGTTCATGTAAGCAAAACTAAAGTACAGACTATGAAAAGTAAAACATTGAAtatgtatttactgtaaattttgTACAATAACTTTCTTGACAACTTTACAAAATGAGAAGTTATCTGCATACAAAACAGTTTCCCTCATCAACTTAAATTAGTGCTTATTTGGGCTGAATGATTTGGAAAAATCTAATTGCAACTAGCGCTATTGAATATTCTTAGAATCgatctatcaattattcaattggTTAATtgactaatctgattcattttaattttgcattaaagtgaattacaaaagcatttttttccctgattacttTGTATTAACCAGtgatgtgtgtttattttgtactttgtattgtagtttaaaaacaggagtgggggagggggtgggattgatgttgtactatgttaccagttttgttattgttttcccAAGTAAAAAGTTacaacagatgtttgcaaatggcttattttaattaaacacagaagataatccgtcgtcttttatgaaggactacagaaatcaatgaacaattactgttggtttgctgaaatcagaggatttggatatttttaaattaaaaaaaaggctccatGTTGTCAAatgttgtcgattaatttgataattcgattgctttgtcaattaattttgacggcTCAAATtgctacacacacactcacagacacAATTTTGCAATTCCAatgtaatatgcaaaaaaaaaaaagcagttattttttcaaggtcctctgccatgtatttttaacaaactaataaataaataagtctgTATTATGTAAACAGTATCAGATTTATCATATATACATGATTTGGTCttaaaggcaaatgaaccatGGATTAATATAAAAGAGAGTATctacttccaaaaaaaaaattgcagcctTTGTGATTTGAAATTTGTTCTCCATTGCAATGTAGTGCCCACAGtgagacaaataaaaattactGGACACACTATCAAAACATGTTCCCGTGGCTTTGCTAATGTGAAAtgactaacaaaaaaaaggatatttggcAAAGTATGTAGGAAGTACAGATACTTTTTAAAGTAAAGCCTAAAAGTAAATTGattgtcataaaaataaatactaaagtaaagatacaaatacatttaagaaaaattgtatttgataGTTCATTATGCTTCTCACGACAGCTCACTAATACATGAcaaattgcttgtttttgtttcccgaGGGTTcttacagaaaatggatggttggacaCCCAAAGAAACGTAATATTTGAATTTGTTGTGCGTTAATGATGCTATGCAGAGGAAAGCAGTCTTTTCCCAAATCAGGTGTAACTCAAGTACAGTACTTGCGAAGCTGAATCAGGAGGACAAAAAATGATTGTGAGTTAGCTTTCAAATCCTTCTCTGTACTGCTTACAGTCAGAATGTTATTTTTGAAAGTAAATAATCATCCTCTTCTGCTACACTTACATTTATATCCTCTTTTGAGGCATAACCCGACTCCAGATGACGTGTGAGATTTTGCACTGTGTTTTCTCAGAATTCCTATGCACATACTGGCACCCAAGTTTGTTACAGAACTCTTGCTTtctttttatgctagcgcatgCTTTGGGAAGAATGTCAAGAATGTTTCCGTATCAGCTGCATGGAGCAAGATTAATCCTCAGGTCAAGTTTTAGGTGATGGTTGCAATATTCTTGACGCATCTGTGCACAATCCGGCACTTTCATGAGCTCTACCTGGTCACGTCTTCACTCGTACACCTACTACTCCAAAGGGTGTAGGTGTAGCATACACCTCCGGTTGTTGACAGCAAAGCGATGTGTCACATGCTCATCTCTGCAGATCAGACTTCTCCAACGCCCTTTCATCAGCTCAGCCGCCTTCCTGGTATGGTGTATGAATCCTGCAGTGTGTAACATGAGCCTTGATTTGCGCCTCTCGTCTCCACATCCAGCTCGGCCCTGGACCACGTGACAAACCAGCGCGTAGCCATCAAGAAAATCAGCCCTTTTGAGCACCAGACATACTGCCAGCGCACATTGAGGGAGATCAAGATCCTGCTGCGTTTCAACCATGAGAATATCATCGGTATCAATGACATTCTAAGGGCTCGCCACATCGACAATATGAGAGATGTGTATCCTTTCCTTTCCTGCTCACGTACACGCTTGACTCACTTGTTTTCCCGTCAGTTGCTCACATGTCGTGTCATTATTTCCGATAACAGTTTATCAGCTGTGCATCTCTTTTGGGGTGATGCAGCTAAACTTGGATGAATTATAGAGGCACTTGCGTGAAGCAGAACGCTGGTCGGTAAATCCAAGCAGTCCTACAAAAGAGGAGAGCAGCTACAACACGACTTGCAGCTAATGCATTTCAATGTACACTAATCAGCACTGTGCTAAAAATGCTAAAGTGCTAAAAATGCTAAAGTGCTAAAAATGCtaaagtgctaaaaaaaaaaaattctttgtgTGTAGGTTTAAGTGTTCCTCAAtgctacgtttacatgcaggcaattacccttttaaaacccgaatattggcaatatccgggttttgaaaggctacgtaaacacgcgcaataacccgaatatggtcttattcaggtttctaaaaacccgaataaaCCCCTTGGGTTACCCCTTTCATAACTGGAATACTGGTTCATATAAACGCAATCGGAATACCTAGAATCAACGGGACATTGCTTTTCGTCGTGCGCACGCTCACAACCTCTTCTTCGtatccttttcctcttcttcgcttatttgcactcgcaaggaatcttggtctttgtagtaacgaCTTGTACGCGCGGCACCGTCCTACACGGGCCTCGCTTaattacattgatttctctgcggcGTTTTCACGTTACATCGTGCCTCTAtggcgaaaatgccacagtttgtgacaCGTTAACTATTCATGTGAAACAGACGCGACATCACTCGTAAtgcttaaacaatgtttatctccAGCTTGCAGTGTTCAACAATGCACGTC is a window of Vanacampus margaritifer isolate UIUO_Vmar chromosome 2, RoL_Vmar_1.0, whole genome shotgun sequence DNA encoding:
- the nudt9 gene encoding ADP-ribose pyrophosphatase, mitochondrial isoform X2, giving the protein MRSSAHIKSRCPAYPASKTKRFSVSDLQVDWSQSFPGYEPVNYTHPSVAKKPTWADPEIGSFTPQFNTLDDAVDRRSFEGSYKVENGKPLNPHGRTGLMGRGLLGRWGPNHAADPIVTRWKVDAKGEKILHHVSKKPILQFVSIKRKDCGEWAIPGGMVDPGEQVSLTLQREFSEEALNSLAVPPLEKSKIHERITQLFKSPGFEVFTGYVDDPRNTDNAWMETVAVNFHDENGNSVSELPLQAGDDAGQVQWVDVDSSFPLYASHSHLLELVAKERKSHW
- the nudt9 gene encoding ADP-ribose pyrophosphatase, mitochondrial isoform X1, which codes for MTQSVSALPGHVANGMICFVLRQNWFNPFRVVLTLLDFRYTVNAYGLRAVTVGHPFRVNPSIAFISSSWSNFSKSVCTMRSSAHIKSRCPAYPASKTKRFSVSDLQVDWSQSFPGYEPVNYTHPSVAKKPTWADPEIGSFTPQFNTLDDAVDRRSFEGSYKVENGKPLNPHGRTGLMGRGLLGRWGPNHAADPIVTRWKVDAKGEKILHHVSKKPILQFVSIKRKDCGEWAIPGGMVDPGEQVSLTLQREFSEEALNSLAVPPLEKSKIHERITQLFKSPGFEVFTGYVDDPRNTDNAWMETVAVNFHDENGNSVSELPLQAGDDAGQVQWVDVDSSFPLYASHSHLLELVAKERKSHW